One window of the Branchiostoma lanceolatum isolate klBraLanc5 chromosome 3, klBraLanc5.hap2, whole genome shotgun sequence genome contains the following:
- the LOC136430359 gene encoding SH3 domain and tetratricopeptide repeat-containing protein 1-like isoform X2, producing the protein MLPRRKSLPGSWDPRPLLSGLRRSLRSKMASSIIRRRRESNMAAHAATTDDIQDKRMRLRDNRPKSFHSGAHPGEALGLKPGQPLSVEDIQALKAALQGGRPATFHPGMLSRNKSTEGGKPTRVKEITAKLRPYLDSGEMPPVSVYKELKDRLLNEDVTKRLTEVFQLISVTLVKTDANTTSLRLRFSTLDNAHALWTHSALGLLEPLIETVLTSPMRSNLGMEELRMRVDVEEEDYLPVFETLSEGDYFVRVKESKCGLSSPEDIQTRQGEVLRVVQAEDVAQLKVESLGGERTGSILRDNVAHVGPFQDDMLKRCTENRKEPESVPVVSAANLHAMVPGTYVVEEDFEAKAGDEISVPSGTRVVVAVEDRPGPLIDWCLVRCLDESKHGFLPRSCLKLEEADAVDPTSPATEKTDPFGSLASGNNGGTHSIGAVSRAVLDRYRQKHYDRGLKSCADAAVASLKALTSRETIRSDSRRSSLGDLAAGQENKDGVDMRPGATAILTPAANAGHSQTGATGSPEQEDSGERAVEEDSPSTASEGDKENVHYLRSILKSAEENEDLKAVSDNLHELLHVLVREDGEDSLGESAQCAKKLQEVAAKLEDPKTQAAAEIFLAQISKQKGDLANARDHFLTATTYQLDTKGMDKSLLARLHCEVGHLCAEIGDFDGRNISLEKALSLLNHIVPGKSDDMLPDDVKTVIPLYEYYLFKAILADDAKTENKMCRQLSRLYGQANALRWSTMCAERALLINKAAERPTLGDFYTLHTLYTQEGKWCSASLCLKIVLEYETTNPTLYLKLADLCIKVGANNTQVDADRKVVPSETRKYFQRILDLTAGSENRSLQFEAHTGLFAVNGGKNDVAAAVHHLEEAMSLSQELGMVTERLELLTVAGSFYQERCHEGKMATSKLEEALSLANQTKSELGGGIVCNKLGLVLQWQGYYKQAEGYLKRALLLSLRTNNKINELISYANIANLYKDWKNFYIAEKCLRKALLIEVPAEDERLAFNCYADIYAALGNIYLFHLDNKPAAKCYYEMALAVALWNSDKRGQMHLANFLGTCQGDLNDGQEDQAPKYFQFALPLAVELRERSVEGILRARLGEMHLKAGNHQAALSHTKDSLGIFIDLDDKKNEARTWKATGDIYGSMESFELADMYYQKANIIATDIGDLEEQWTVCQALGKLYAYSMDERGRAVDFFQQAVLPLAEKSGDNSKEILAHNWLTHLLYKVNRYDDATTHAQRAWRLSAEANNPLCERVACLRLARLHMCQEQYELAEHYFLQALSLTHGVFVEDVGCRYYLNLYCTLADITLNHMKDARDSATYYEIALGLAMHGDFKKKEMYVLTQLAKIYHTQLNDKELSLEFYRRARILATELRKSSGSK; encoded by the exons ATGTTGCCCCGTAGGAAAAGTTTACCAGGTAGCTGGGACCCACGCCCACTACTGTCAGGCCTCCGGCGGTCTCTCAGGTCCAAGATGGCGTCATCCATAATAAGACGACGAAGAG aatccaacatggcggcacatGCAGCCACCACTGACGACATCCAGGACAAGAGGATGCGCCTGCGCGACAACAGACCGAAAAGTTTCCACTCAGGGGCCCATCCGGGAGAGG CTCTTGGTCTGAAGCCAGGACAGCCGCTGTCTGTGGAGGACATCCAGGCGCTGAAGGCCGCTCTGCAGGGGGGCAGGCCTGCCACTTTCCACCCGG GTATGCTGTCTCGGAACAAGAGTACTGAAGGCGGGAAGCCAACTCGAGTGAAAG AAATAACCGCCAAGCTGCGGCCGTACTTGGACAGTGGTGAGATGCCCCCGGTGTCAGTCTACAAGGAATTAAAGGACAGACTGTTGAACGAAGACGTGACGAAGCGTCTGACCGAAGTGTTCCAGCTGATCTCCGTGACGCTGGTGAAGACTGACGCTAACACCACAAGCCTCAGACTCCGATTCAGCACGCTGGACAACGCGCACGCGCTCTGGACACACAGCGCCCTGGGGCTGCTGGAACCGCTGATAGAAACCGTGCTGACGTCACCAATGAGGTCCAACTTAGGCATGGAAGAATTGCGCATGCGTGTTGACGTCGAGGAAGAGGACTACCTTCCTGTGTTCGAAACCTTGTCAGAAG GTGACTATTTCGTGCGGGTGAAAGAGAGCAAATGTGGCCTGAGTTCCCCAGAGGACATCCAGACCCGACAAGGGGAGGTTCTGCGGGTGGTGCAGGCCGAAGATGTAGCGCAGCTCAAGGTGGAGTCGCTAGGGGGCGAGCGGACTGGCTCGATCCTGCGAGACAACGTAGCTCACGTAGGGCCGTTCCAAGA TGACATGCTCAAGCGATGTACAGAGAACAGAAAAGAGCCAGAATCCGTCCCAGTTGTCAGCGCGGCAAATCTCCACGCCATGGTCCCAG GAACCTACGTGGTTGAAGAAGATTTCGAGGCTAAAGCTGGTGATGAGATCAGCGTGCCGAGCGGCACACGAGTGGTGGTCGCGGTGGAAGACAGACCCGGTCCGCTCATCGACTGGTGTTTGGTCCGGTGTCTAGATGAGTCCAAACACGGATTCCTCCCCAGATCCTGCCTGAAGCTGGAGGAGGCAGA TGCTGTCGACCCGACATCCCCAGCCACGGAGAAAACAGATCCTTTCGGGTCCCTGGCCAGCGGAAACAACGGCGGTACCCACTCCATAGGAGCCGTCAGCCGGGCTGTACTGGACCGGTATAGACAGAAACATTACGACAGAG GACTTAAAAGTTGCGCAGACGCCGCTGTGGCTTCACTCAAAGCTTTGACATCAAGAGAGACGATACGAA GCGAcagccgaaggtcaagtttgggtGACCTTGCAGCTGGCCAGGAGAACAAGGATGGCGTCGACATGAGGCCTGGAGCAACCGCCATCTTGACTCCGGCTGCGAATGCTGGTCATTCACAAACAGGTGCAACAG GATCGCCAGAGCAGGAAGATAGTGGGGAACGTGCAGTGGAAGAGGACTCACCCTCCACTGCTTCCGAGGGAGATAAGGAGAACGTCCACTACCTCAGGAGCATCCTCAAGTCTGCCGAGGAAAACGAAGACCTAAAGGCGGTTTCGGACAACCTTCACGAACTCCTCCATGTCTTAGTCCGTGAAGACGGAGAGGACAGCCTTGGCGAATCGGCTCAGTGTGCCAAGAAACTGCAAGAGGTAGCTGCCAAACTGGAGGACCCTAAAACTCAGGCGGCGGCAGAAATATTTTTAGCCCAGATAAGTAAACAAAAAGGAGACCTTGCGAATGCAAGAGACCATTTCCTCACAGCCACAACCTATCAACTTGATACAAAAGGTATGGATAAGAGCTTGCTGGCGAGACTGCATTGTGAGGTGGGACATCTGTGCGCAGAAATTGGTGACTTCGACGGGCGGAACATTTCCTTGGAAAAAGCGCTGTCTCTGTTGAACCATATTGTTCCTGGTAAATCAGACGACATGCTACCTGACGATGTCAAAACCGTCATACCGCTGTATGAGTATTACTTATTCAAGGCCATTCTCGCTGACGATGCCAAGACCGAGAACAAAATGTGTAGACAGCTTTCCCGCCTGTACGGCCAAGCGAACGCCTTGCGTTGGAGCACGATGTGTGCGGAGCGAGCCCTTCTCATCAACAAGGCAGCAGAGAGACCCACACTGGGGGACTTCTACACGCTCCACACGCTGTACACCCAAGAAGGGAAATGGTGTTCCGCCTCCCTGTGTCTCAAAATAGTCCTGGAGTACGAAACAACAAACCCCACCTTGTACCTCAAGCTCGCCGACCTGTGCATCAAGGTGGGCGCCAACAACACGCAGGTGGATGCAGACAGAAAGGTGGTTCCCAGCGAGACAAGGAAGTACTTCCAGAGGATCCTTGACCTGACGGCCGGTTCGGAGAACCGCTCGTTGCAGTTTGAGGCCCACACCGGTCTGTTTGCTGTGAACGGAGGGAAGAACGACGTCGCGGCCGCCGTCCACCATCTTGAGGAGGCCATGTCACTCAGTCAAGAGCTGGGAATGGTTACAGAGCGTCTCGAACTGTTGACGGTCGCAGGGTCTTTCTACCAAGAAAGATGTCACGAGGGCAAGATGGCAACATCGAAACTAGAAGAAGCACTGTCCTTGGCCAACCAGACTAAGTCGGAGCTCGGAGGAGGCATCGTGTGTAACAAGCTCGGGCTAGTGTTGCAGTGGCAGGGGTACTACAAACAAGCAGAGGGGTATCTAAAGAGAGCATTGTTACTCAGTCTGCGGACGaacaacaaaatcaatgaaCTCATATCTTACGCTAACATAGCCAACTTGTACAAAGATTGGAAGAACTTCTACATCGCAGAGAAGTGTTTAAGGAAGGCCCTTCTGATCGAGGTGCCCGCCGAAGATGAAAGGCTTGCTTTCAACTGTTACGCAGACATTTACGCTGCACTGGGAAACATCTACCTCTTCCATCTGGACAATAAACCGGCAGCGAAGTGTTACTACGAGATGGCGCTGGCTGTCGCCTTGTGGAACAGCGACAAGCGAGGGCAGATGCACCTGGCCAACTTCCTGGGGACTTGTCAGGGAGATCTCAACGATGGGCAGGAGGACCAAGCACCCAAGTACTTCCAGTTCGCCCTACCTCTCGCGGTGGAGCTGAGGGAGAGGTCCGTGGAGGGGATACTCCGGGCGCGACTGGGAGAGATGCACCTTAAGGCAGGTAACCACCAGGCGGCACTCAGCCACACCAAGGACAGCCTCGGCATATTCATAGACTTGGACGACAAGAAGAACGAAGCCAGAACGTGGAAGGCGACCGGCGACATCTACGGTAGTATGGAGTCGTTTGAACTGGCCGATATGTACTATCAGAAGGCAAATATCATAGCGACGGACATCGGGGATTTGGAGGAACAGTGGACTGTTTGCCAAGCTCTCGGGAAGCTCTACGCTTACAGTATGGATGAGCGCGGAAGAGCTGTAGACTTCTTCCAACAGGCAGTCCTTCCTTTGGCCGAGAAGTCAGGGGACAACAGCAAGGAAATTCTAGCTCACAATTGGTTGACCCATCTCCTTTACAAAGTTAATAGATACGATGATGCCACCACTCACGCACAGCGCGCCTGGCGGCTCAGTGCAGAGGCGAACAACCCTCTCTGCGAGCGCGTGGCCTGTCTCCGTCTGGCTCGCCTCCACATGTGTCAGGAACAATACGAGCTCGCCGAGCACTACTTTCTTCAGGCTCTCTCGCTCACCCACGGGGTGTTCGTAGAAGACGTGGGTTGTAGATACTACCTGAACTTGTACTGTACTCTCGCGGACATCACTTTGAACCACATGAAGGACGCCAGGGATTCTGCCACGTACTACGAGATCGCCCTCGGGCTTGCCATGCACGGGGACTTCAAGAAAAAGGAGATGTACGTGCTGACACAGCTGGCCAAGATCTACCACACACAGCTCAACGATAAGGAGCTGTCACTCGAGTTCTACCGTAGAGCCAGGATTCTTGCTACTGAGCTAAGGAAATCATCAGGATCGAAGTGA
- the LOC136430359 gene encoding SH3 domain and tetratricopeptide repeat-containing protein 1-like isoform X1: MSNLLLRCFFWALIRSPDRLFKLMSNAANTQGLYRTRAYQDRVVRVHPTPLCCCIHAHFTTPLIPAKFGGPSRGGRRLVRPTDTEPAPHETESSSNQQESNMAAHAATTDDIQDKRMRLRDNRPKSFHSGAHPGEALGLKPGQPLSVEDIQALKAALQGGRPATFHPGMLSRNKSTEGGKPTRVKEITAKLRPYLDSGEMPPVSVYKELKDRLLNEDVTKRLTEVFQLISVTLVKTDANTTSLRLRFSTLDNAHALWTHSALGLLEPLIETVLTSPMRSNLGMEELRMRVDVEEEDYLPVFETLSEGDYFVRVKESKCGLSSPEDIQTRQGEVLRVVQAEDVAQLKVESLGGERTGSILRDNVAHVGPFQDDMLKRCTENRKEPESVPVVSAANLHAMVPGTYVVEEDFEAKAGDEISVPSGTRVVVAVEDRPGPLIDWCLVRCLDESKHGFLPRSCLKLEEADAVDPTSPATEKTDPFGSLASGNNGGTHSIGAVSRAVLDRYRQKHYDRGLKSCADAAVASLKALTSRETIRSDSRRSSLGDLAAGQENKDGVDMRPGATAILTPAANAGHSQTGATGSPEQEDSGERAVEEDSPSTASEGDKENVHYLRSILKSAEENEDLKAVSDNLHELLHVLVREDGEDSLGESAQCAKKLQEVAAKLEDPKTQAAAEIFLAQISKQKGDLANARDHFLTATTYQLDTKGMDKSLLARLHCEVGHLCAEIGDFDGRNISLEKALSLLNHIVPGKSDDMLPDDVKTVIPLYEYYLFKAILADDAKTENKMCRQLSRLYGQANALRWSTMCAERALLINKAAERPTLGDFYTLHTLYTQEGKWCSASLCLKIVLEYETTNPTLYLKLADLCIKVGANNTQVDADRKVVPSETRKYFQRILDLTAGSENRSLQFEAHTGLFAVNGGKNDVAAAVHHLEEAMSLSQELGMVTERLELLTVAGSFYQERCHEGKMATSKLEEALSLANQTKSELGGGIVCNKLGLVLQWQGYYKQAEGYLKRALLLSLRTNNKINELISYANIANLYKDWKNFYIAEKCLRKALLIEVPAEDERLAFNCYADIYAALGNIYLFHLDNKPAAKCYYEMALAVALWNSDKRGQMHLANFLGTCQGDLNDGQEDQAPKYFQFALPLAVELRERSVEGILRARLGEMHLKAGNHQAALSHTKDSLGIFIDLDDKKNEARTWKATGDIYGSMESFELADMYYQKANIIATDIGDLEEQWTVCQALGKLYAYSMDERGRAVDFFQQAVLPLAEKSGDNSKEILAHNWLTHLLYKVNRYDDATTHAQRAWRLSAEANNPLCERVACLRLARLHMCQEQYELAEHYFLQALSLTHGVFVEDVGCRYYLNLYCTLADITLNHMKDARDSATYYEIALGLAMHGDFKKKEMYVLTQLAKIYHTQLNDKELSLEFYRRARILATELRKSSGSK, from the exons aatccaacatggcggcacatGCAGCCACCACTGACGACATCCAGGACAAGAGGATGCGCCTGCGCGACAACAGACCGAAAAGTTTCCACTCAGGGGCCCATCCGGGAGAGG CTCTTGGTCTGAAGCCAGGACAGCCGCTGTCTGTGGAGGACATCCAGGCGCTGAAGGCCGCTCTGCAGGGGGGCAGGCCTGCCACTTTCCACCCGG GTATGCTGTCTCGGAACAAGAGTACTGAAGGCGGGAAGCCAACTCGAGTGAAAG AAATAACCGCCAAGCTGCGGCCGTACTTGGACAGTGGTGAGATGCCCCCGGTGTCAGTCTACAAGGAATTAAAGGACAGACTGTTGAACGAAGACGTGACGAAGCGTCTGACCGAAGTGTTCCAGCTGATCTCCGTGACGCTGGTGAAGACTGACGCTAACACCACAAGCCTCAGACTCCGATTCAGCACGCTGGACAACGCGCACGCGCTCTGGACACACAGCGCCCTGGGGCTGCTGGAACCGCTGATAGAAACCGTGCTGACGTCACCAATGAGGTCCAACTTAGGCATGGAAGAATTGCGCATGCGTGTTGACGTCGAGGAAGAGGACTACCTTCCTGTGTTCGAAACCTTGTCAGAAG GTGACTATTTCGTGCGGGTGAAAGAGAGCAAATGTGGCCTGAGTTCCCCAGAGGACATCCAGACCCGACAAGGGGAGGTTCTGCGGGTGGTGCAGGCCGAAGATGTAGCGCAGCTCAAGGTGGAGTCGCTAGGGGGCGAGCGGACTGGCTCGATCCTGCGAGACAACGTAGCTCACGTAGGGCCGTTCCAAGA TGACATGCTCAAGCGATGTACAGAGAACAGAAAAGAGCCAGAATCCGTCCCAGTTGTCAGCGCGGCAAATCTCCACGCCATGGTCCCAG GAACCTACGTGGTTGAAGAAGATTTCGAGGCTAAAGCTGGTGATGAGATCAGCGTGCCGAGCGGCACACGAGTGGTGGTCGCGGTGGAAGACAGACCCGGTCCGCTCATCGACTGGTGTTTGGTCCGGTGTCTAGATGAGTCCAAACACGGATTCCTCCCCAGATCCTGCCTGAAGCTGGAGGAGGCAGA TGCTGTCGACCCGACATCCCCAGCCACGGAGAAAACAGATCCTTTCGGGTCCCTGGCCAGCGGAAACAACGGCGGTACCCACTCCATAGGAGCCGTCAGCCGGGCTGTACTGGACCGGTATAGACAGAAACATTACGACAGAG GACTTAAAAGTTGCGCAGACGCCGCTGTGGCTTCACTCAAAGCTTTGACATCAAGAGAGACGATACGAA GCGAcagccgaaggtcaagtttgggtGACCTTGCAGCTGGCCAGGAGAACAAGGATGGCGTCGACATGAGGCCTGGAGCAACCGCCATCTTGACTCCGGCTGCGAATGCTGGTCATTCACAAACAGGTGCAACAG GATCGCCAGAGCAGGAAGATAGTGGGGAACGTGCAGTGGAAGAGGACTCACCCTCCACTGCTTCCGAGGGAGATAAGGAGAACGTCCACTACCTCAGGAGCATCCTCAAGTCTGCCGAGGAAAACGAAGACCTAAAGGCGGTTTCGGACAACCTTCACGAACTCCTCCATGTCTTAGTCCGTGAAGACGGAGAGGACAGCCTTGGCGAATCGGCTCAGTGTGCCAAGAAACTGCAAGAGGTAGCTGCCAAACTGGAGGACCCTAAAACTCAGGCGGCGGCAGAAATATTTTTAGCCCAGATAAGTAAACAAAAAGGAGACCTTGCGAATGCAAGAGACCATTTCCTCACAGCCACAACCTATCAACTTGATACAAAAGGTATGGATAAGAGCTTGCTGGCGAGACTGCATTGTGAGGTGGGACATCTGTGCGCAGAAATTGGTGACTTCGACGGGCGGAACATTTCCTTGGAAAAAGCGCTGTCTCTGTTGAACCATATTGTTCCTGGTAAATCAGACGACATGCTACCTGACGATGTCAAAACCGTCATACCGCTGTATGAGTATTACTTATTCAAGGCCATTCTCGCTGACGATGCCAAGACCGAGAACAAAATGTGTAGACAGCTTTCCCGCCTGTACGGCCAAGCGAACGCCTTGCGTTGGAGCACGATGTGTGCGGAGCGAGCCCTTCTCATCAACAAGGCAGCAGAGAGACCCACACTGGGGGACTTCTACACGCTCCACACGCTGTACACCCAAGAAGGGAAATGGTGTTCCGCCTCCCTGTGTCTCAAAATAGTCCTGGAGTACGAAACAACAAACCCCACCTTGTACCTCAAGCTCGCCGACCTGTGCATCAAGGTGGGCGCCAACAACACGCAGGTGGATGCAGACAGAAAGGTGGTTCCCAGCGAGACAAGGAAGTACTTCCAGAGGATCCTTGACCTGACGGCCGGTTCGGAGAACCGCTCGTTGCAGTTTGAGGCCCACACCGGTCTGTTTGCTGTGAACGGAGGGAAGAACGACGTCGCGGCCGCCGTCCACCATCTTGAGGAGGCCATGTCACTCAGTCAAGAGCTGGGAATGGTTACAGAGCGTCTCGAACTGTTGACGGTCGCAGGGTCTTTCTACCAAGAAAGATGTCACGAGGGCAAGATGGCAACATCGAAACTAGAAGAAGCACTGTCCTTGGCCAACCAGACTAAGTCGGAGCTCGGAGGAGGCATCGTGTGTAACAAGCTCGGGCTAGTGTTGCAGTGGCAGGGGTACTACAAACAAGCAGAGGGGTATCTAAAGAGAGCATTGTTACTCAGTCTGCGGACGaacaacaaaatcaatgaaCTCATATCTTACGCTAACATAGCCAACTTGTACAAAGATTGGAAGAACTTCTACATCGCAGAGAAGTGTTTAAGGAAGGCCCTTCTGATCGAGGTGCCCGCCGAAGATGAAAGGCTTGCTTTCAACTGTTACGCAGACATTTACGCTGCACTGGGAAACATCTACCTCTTCCATCTGGACAATAAACCGGCAGCGAAGTGTTACTACGAGATGGCGCTGGCTGTCGCCTTGTGGAACAGCGACAAGCGAGGGCAGATGCACCTGGCCAACTTCCTGGGGACTTGTCAGGGAGATCTCAACGATGGGCAGGAGGACCAAGCACCCAAGTACTTCCAGTTCGCCCTACCTCTCGCGGTGGAGCTGAGGGAGAGGTCCGTGGAGGGGATACTCCGGGCGCGACTGGGAGAGATGCACCTTAAGGCAGGTAACCACCAGGCGGCACTCAGCCACACCAAGGACAGCCTCGGCATATTCATAGACTTGGACGACAAGAAGAACGAAGCCAGAACGTGGAAGGCGACCGGCGACATCTACGGTAGTATGGAGTCGTTTGAACTGGCCGATATGTACTATCAGAAGGCAAATATCATAGCGACGGACATCGGGGATTTGGAGGAACAGTGGACTGTTTGCCAAGCTCTCGGGAAGCTCTACGCTTACAGTATGGATGAGCGCGGAAGAGCTGTAGACTTCTTCCAACAGGCAGTCCTTCCTTTGGCCGAGAAGTCAGGGGACAACAGCAAGGAAATTCTAGCTCACAATTGGTTGACCCATCTCCTTTACAAAGTTAATAGATACGATGATGCCACCACTCACGCACAGCGCGCCTGGCGGCTCAGTGCAGAGGCGAACAACCCTCTCTGCGAGCGCGTGGCCTGTCTCCGTCTGGCTCGCCTCCACATGTGTCAGGAACAATACGAGCTCGCCGAGCACTACTTTCTTCAGGCTCTCTCGCTCACCCACGGGGTGTTCGTAGAAGACGTGGGTTGTAGATACTACCTGAACTTGTACTGTACTCTCGCGGACATCACTTTGAACCACATGAAGGACGCCAGGGATTCTGCCACGTACTACGAGATCGCCCTCGGGCTTGCCATGCACGGGGACTTCAAGAAAAAGGAGATGTACGTGCTGACACAGCTGGCCAAGATCTACCACACACAGCTCAACGATAAGGAGCTGTCACTCGAGTTCTACCGTAGAGCCAGGATTCTTGCTACTGAGCTAAGGAAATCATCAGGATCGAAGTGA